One Methylocystis iwaonis genomic window, CAGAACAATTGGCCGTTTTTATCCTGTGCGTGGAAATAATCCCGGGTAAATTGCTGCGGCGCATCGCCCCACCAGGGCGCCGCGATGCGCTCCGGCCCCTCGAAAGCGACGATTTCCCGCAGAACCCGCCGCCAGCGGAATTTGAGCGGCGGGCCGTCGGGAAAGAGCGCGATGGCCTCGATGGGCTCCGGACGCTCGAAAAGCCGCAGCGGCCGCATCGGGCTTTCCGCGCATTTTTCTGAATGGGGCAGAGGCGCGCCGAAGGCGGCCGGAACGGCGGCCACGGCGAATTCCGGCAGATGCGCGGCCTCCGGGTGAAGCCGCAGCACGCGGCGCAGGCCGAGCCGCGCGCCGAGCCGGTCGAGAAGATCGCCGAGGTCTTCGTCGCTTCCGCCGCCGCGCGGCGGGGCGACGAAGGCCGTCTGCGGGGCCGCCGCGCTCTCGACCTCGGTCGCCGCAAGTTGCAGCACGTCGAAGCCATAGCCGGTGTCGAGCCCCTCCTCCGCCACCGCCGACAGGCGTTCGGCGAGGAGGGCGGCGAGGCGGGCGGGGTCGCGCAGCGGCCGGCTGGTTCCGGCCGCGATGCGTTTCACCGCGCCGTCGACGCGATAGAAAACCGCCTCCAACCGCCGCGCGCCGACGCCGGCGCGTTCGAGCATGGGGCACAGATCCGCGGCGAGGCGCGTCAGCGTCGCCGCGAGATCCTCCTGCCGGGTCAGCCCGTCGGGAAAGCGCCGCTCGGCGATGAAGGCCGGCGCCTCGAAGCGCGGCGTGATGGGGTCGCGGATGCGGCAGGTGAGCGCGTCGAGCCGCGTCAGCGCCTGGGCGCCGAAACGCGCGGCAAGGGGCGCGCGGGGCCGCTCGAGGAGATCGCCAATGTCGCGCAGACCGGCGCGGCGCATGCCGGCGAGGGCTTCCGCTTCGAGACCCAGCGCGTCGATCGGGAAAGAAGCGGCGAGACGGTCGAGCTCTTCCTGCCGCGCCTGCGCGGCGACGAGGCGGGTGTCGGAAAAACGCGCCAGCGCCCGGGCGAGGGCCGGGCCCGGCGCGATGGCGGCGCGGGCGGTAAAGCCCAAAGCGCGCAGCCGGCTTTCGATGTCGCCGAGAAGCGCCGCCTCGCCGCCGAAAAGATGCGCGGCGCCGGTCACGTCGAGCAGCAGGCCGTCGGGCGGATCGGGCGCGGCGAGCGGGGTGAAGCGGCGGCCCCAGTCGGCGAGCCCCGTAACGAGCGCGGCGTCGGCTTTCGGGTTGGCCTCGGCAAGCGCCAGCGCCGGGCAGCGGGCGCGGGCGTCGGCAACCGCCATGCCGGGCGCGAGGCCGCGCTTTTGCGCCCGCGCGTCGACGGCGGTCAGGCGCTCCGCCCCCTTCACGCGGGCGTAGAGGGCGAAGGCCTCAGGCGCGACGCCGCGACGGCGCCGCAACAGGCGGTCGGTCGCGAGCCTCGGCAGGAAAACGCTCAGGAAACGCATGACGAAACGCTACTCTTTCAGGATCGAAGGCGATGTCGCGCCATTGCGCCGGGTCGATCTCGCCCGGCGCGCCGAGAAGGCCGGCGCGGGCTTTGAGGACCCGCCGCCGCCACAGGAAGGGCGCCAGGGGAGAAAGCGGCGGGCGCGCCGCGGGGAGCGCAGACGAAGGGACCGGCGCAGATTTGGCGGCGATCTCGACGCGCAATTCGGCGGCGCTGGAGACGCGTCCGGCCGGCGCCCCCTGCGGCGCAAGAACGCCCAGCGCGCCGCCGCGCCTTGCGGCGAGCAGCAGGCGGCGCGAAGCGGCGAGGTCATAGAGGCGGGCGTCGAGAAAAGCCTCGGTGACGACCGCCGCGCAGCCCGGGCTTTTCAACGCCTCCTCCATGGCCCAGAGCGCCTCGCGCGGCCGGCGGACCCTGACGAGCGCGACGCGGGAAAGATCGACGCCCGCCGCCATGAGGCCGCGCCCATAGGGCAGGCCGAATTCGCGCGCGCTCATATCCTCGATGATGAAGACGAGCGCGCCGCCGCCGCGCGCCGCCTGCGCCCGCAACGCCATGGCGAAGGCGAAGGCCGCCGCAGCGGGCGCGTCCGGCGGGCGGGCGGAGAAAATCTCGCTCAGGCCGCCGCGACGGGCGGCGAAAAGCGGCTCCAGAAAATCATCGTCATTGCGAGCGCAGCGAAGCACTCCAGGGCCGCGATGAGGCTCTGGATTGCTTCGTCGCTGACGCTCCTCGCAATGACGGGGGGAGTCGCGCGCCGCCGTTGCATCCCGCGCCTCGATGGCGGCGATGCGGCGGCGCAAAAAGAGGATGCGTTCCGAAACGCCGCTCTGCGACATCGGTCCAAAAGCCCTGATCTGGAGAGAGCGCCCCTCGGCGCGTGTTCGATATTTGTTCTCACCCGAGGAAGAGTCAAGCCGGATTCTAAGATCAGGGCAGACTATTGGAGCCATGCGCCCGATGGTTTGTCGGAAAAGCGACATTGCGCGTCGTCCATCCCAGAGCCCATTGGGCTTTCTAATCTTTTCGCGTCAGGAACAGGTTTTGCTTGCCTTGCGCCCGTATGTATTCCCTGCGAGGACCGACATGCCCCTTTACGCCTATGCCTGCAACGACTGCGAGGCCGAGTTCGAGCTTCTGGTGCGCGCTTCCGACACCCCGCAATGTCCCGCCTGTGGGTCCGCCAAATTGACGCAGCAGGTGTCGCGCATCTGCAATGAAATCAAATATCCGGCCATCGCCCGCTCGTGGCGCCGCCGCGCGGCGGCCGAGGGCGATCTCTCCAATTTCAGCAAGGCCGAGCGCGGGAAGCTGTAAGAGGGGCTCTTTCGCCCCTTCGCCGACCGGCCTCGGACAACGGCCGCCCTGTCCGGCAACGAACCCTTGCGCGCTGAAAGCCGCTGAAAAACAGTGATCTTGCGCAGGGGGAGCGCTCAGCCTATCCCACTGTTGCGGTCAAGCGTTCGAGAGAGGAACGCGGCCCAGCGGAGGAGGCCAAGCATGAGCGCAAAGGGTTACGACGGGGACATTCCGCAGAACTACGATCGCGGGCTCGGCTCTGTTCTATTCCTGCCTTACGCCGAAGAGGCGGCGCGGCGCATCGCTGCGTTGGAGCCGCAGGACGTTCTGGAGGTCGCCGCGGGCTCCGGCGTCGCGACCCGCGCGCTGCGCGACCGGCTTCCCTCGACGGCGAAACTGACCGCGACCGACATCAGCGCGGACATGCTCACAATCGCCCGCTCCAAAATCGGCGACGGCGAGCAGGTGAGGTTCGAGATCGTCGACGCCTGCGCGCTTCCCTATCTGGACGCGAGCTTTGACGCCATTGTCGGCCAGTTCGGCTATATGTTCTTTCCGGAAAAGCAAAAGGCGATGCGAGAAGCCTGGCGCGCGCTCAGGCCGAACGGCCGCTACGCGCTGACCGTATGGGACGCCGAGCAATATAATCCCTGGGCGAGCCTCTGCCTCGAGGTCTTGAGAGGGTTTTTCCCCGAGAACCCGCCGCAATGGATGCGCGAGCCGGTTTCCTGCGGGGCGATCGACCCCATAAAGGAAAATCTCCTCGCCAGCGGCTTCGAAAACATCTCTGTCTCTGTGCTGAAACGGGCGCGTGACATCGACGCCCTCGCATTCGCGCACGGCATCGTCTTCGGCAGTCCGGTTTTCGACGAAATCCGCGAGCGCGGCGGCGTCGAGCCGGAAACCGTCATGCAGGCCTATGCGGGGACCCTCACCCGCGCTGTCGGGCGCAGTATGCCGATGCAAGCGATCATGTTCGAGGCGCAAAAGCCCGCCTGACCGGCTCTCAGTTCGTTGACAAACTTCCGAGGCGGCCTCGTCGAGACGGACGCTTCGCGCCCTCCTCAGACCGCCGGCATGGCCGGATATGCCCGCAACGCCGACGCGAATACGTCTTCCATAAGGCTTCTCTCCTTTTAGGGCGTCAGCATGGCCTTGCCGACGCAGCTCGCGCCTTTCGCCATGAGCAGCAGGACCATCTCGCAGGACGGCGCCGACGCGGTAATCGATGAGAGGCGGCAAGAAAGCGTCGCGAGGTTACGCGATCATGCCTGACTTTGGCGTTGCGGCGAGCCTGGACCATTTTCGAAGGCATTTGCCGTCTATGTTTTGTCCAATACGCGAGAAACCTTTCGCGGCTAAGGCGCAAGCCGCGAGCTTTGCATCGCGCGGTCCACACGACCTTGCAGCCACCGAAACAGAGAATGAATTTCCATAAGTCGCGACTATGCAACACATAAATAAAACAGAGATTGCGATGAGGATTTTCTTCGCGATAGTTCGTTCCCAGTCGCGAGGGAGCGCGTGATGATTTGTCGTCGATATTTCAATCGAGCGGTCGTCGCGTCCGCTCTCGCCCTGCCCGGCGTCGCACGGTCGGAATCTTCCGTGCTGCGCCTCGGAACTATGCGTCTGAATAGCGCCGCGCCGTTTTTTGTCGCGTCCGACAAAGGCTTCTTCGAGGACGAAGGTTTGAAGGTTCAAATTGAATACTTCGACGCCGCCGCTCAATTGCCCGTCGCCGCCGTCGCAAATTCGATCGACGTCGGCATGACCGCCTTCACCGCCGCTTATTTCAACCTCGCCGCAAAAGGGAAAGC contains:
- a CDS encoding Y-family DNA polymerase → MRFLSVFLPRLATDRLLRRRRGVAPEAFALYARVKGAERLTAVDARAQKRGLAPGMAVADARARCPALALAEANPKADAALVTGLADWGRRFTPLAAPDPPDGLLLDVTGAAHLFGGEAALLGDIESRLRALGFTARAAIAPGPALARALARFSDTRLVAAQARQEELDRLAASFPIDALGLEAEALAGMRRAGLRDIGDLLERPRAPLAARFGAQALTRLDALTCRIRDPITPRFEAPAFIAERRFPDGLTRQEDLAATLTRLAADLCPMLERAGVGARRLEAVFYRVDGAVKRIAAGTSRPLRDPARLAALLAERLSAVAEEGLDTGYGFDVLQLAATEVESAAAPQTAFVAPPRGGGSDEDLGDLLDRLGARLGLRRVLRLHPEAAHLPEFAVAAVPAAFGAPLPHSEKCAESPMRPLRLFERPEPIEAIALFPDGPPLKFRWRRVLREIVAFEGPERIAAPWWGDAPQQFTRDYFHAQDKNGQLFWLFREGLYGRETDAPRWFVHGLS
- a CDS encoding FmdB family zinc ribbon protein, with amino-acid sequence MPLYAYACNDCEAEFELLVRASDTPQCPACGSAKLTQQVSRICNEIKYPAIARSWRRRAAAEGDLSNFSKAERGKL
- a CDS encoding class I SAM-dependent methyltransferase; the protein is MSAKGYDGDIPQNYDRGLGSVLFLPYAEEAARRIAALEPQDVLEVAAGSGVATRALRDRLPSTAKLTATDISADMLTIARSKIGDGEQVRFEIVDACALPYLDASFDAIVGQFGYMFFPEKQKAMREAWRALRPNGRYALTVWDAEQYNPWASLCLEVLRGFFPENPPQWMREPVSCGAIDPIKENLLASGFENISVSVLKRARDIDALAFAHGIVFGSPVFDEIRERGGVEPETVMQAYAGTLTRAVGRSMPMQAIMFEAQKPA
- a CDS encoding ABC transporter substrate-binding protein, coding for MRLNSAAPFFVASDKGFFEDEGLKVQIEYFDAAAQLPVAAVANSIDVGMTAFTAAYFNLAAKGKANANHERHRTGGSAKRAEEPAT